A genome region from Mycolicibacterium litorale includes the following:
- a CDS encoding carboxylesterase family protein, with the protein MASRRIDSRCGPLMASEDDDGLVHARGIRYATAERFTAPALLPAADGVIDATRRGPACPQLPSRLEFVTGPVTNGLPMSEHCQVLSVTAPAHAHRLPVMVWFHGGAYVSGSGESAKYDPDALVTEGQVVVVSVSYRLGIFGYLNLHDRDTENLGLRDQICALQWVRDNIAAFGGDPGRVTVFGQSAGADSVLSLAMCPEADGLFIRAILQSSPLGLRGDRTPMTAAMREAATASLAGVPPTEATAERLLEAQVAAITVARRSGQVGLMAFAPIMGRAPLPSDRESRIGDVAPRIEILAGYTRDDARPFITMAPRAKLLGRLGPVGRATAASFGRNMTRSVFGRPTTELAEAWTAAGGRAATFRVDWSPDDAPLGACHCIELPLLFGYPQTWSDAPMLGHRPRAIPDELARRTRAQWAAFARDGVAGLEQAALRIA; encoded by the coding sequence GTGGCTTCCCGGCGGATCGACAGCAGGTGCGGGCCGCTGATGGCGAGCGAGGACGACGACGGCCTGGTGCATGCCCGGGGCATCCGCTATGCCACAGCGGAACGATTCACCGCCCCTGCCCTGCTGCCCGCCGCCGACGGCGTGATCGACGCGACCCGCCGCGGCCCCGCCTGCCCTCAGCTGCCGTCGCGACTGGAGTTCGTCACCGGGCCGGTCACGAACGGGCTGCCGATGAGTGAGCACTGCCAGGTCCTCAGCGTCACCGCACCCGCACACGCCCACCGGCTGCCGGTCATGGTGTGGTTTCACGGCGGTGCCTACGTCTCGGGCAGCGGCGAATCCGCCAAATACGATCCGGATGCGCTGGTTACCGAGGGACAGGTGGTCGTTGTCTCCGTCAGCTACCGGCTGGGCATCTTCGGATATCTCAACCTGCACGATCGCGACACCGAGAACCTCGGGCTGCGCGACCAGATCTGCGCGCTGCAGTGGGTTCGGGACAACATCGCGGCCTTCGGCGGTGACCCGGGGCGGGTCACGGTGTTCGGGCAGTCCGCCGGTGCTGATTCCGTGTTGTCACTGGCGATGTGCCCCGAAGCCGACGGGCTGTTCATCCGCGCCATCCTGCAGAGCAGCCCTCTGGGCCTGCGGGGCGACCGCACGCCGATGACCGCCGCGATGCGGGAGGCGGCGACGGCGTCGCTGGCCGGGGTCCCGCCCACCGAGGCCACCGCGGAACGGTTGCTCGAGGCGCAGGTCGCCGCGATCACGGTCGCGCGGCGGTCGGGACAGGTCGGGCTCATGGCCTTCGCGCCGATCATGGGCCGTGCACCGCTGCCGTCGGACCGCGAATCGCGCATAGGCGACGTGGCGCCGCGCATCGAGATTCTCGCCGGCTACACCCGCGACGATGCGCGGCCGTTCATCACCATGGCCCCGCGGGCGAAGCTGCTCGGGCGGCTGGGACCGGTCGGCAGGGCTACCGCTGCGTCATTCGGCCGGAACATGACCCGAAGCGTGTTCGGCCGCCCGACAACCGAACTCGCGGAGGCGTGGACGGCGGCGGGTGGGCGGGCGGCCACATTTCGCGTCGACTGGTCGCCGGACGATGCTCCGCTGGGGGCCTGCCACTGCATCGAGCTACCGTTGCTGTTCGGATACCCGCAGACCTGGTCCGATGCCCCGATGCTGGGACATCGGCCCCGCGCCATCCCCGACGAGTTGGCCCGAAGGACGCGGGCGCAGTGGGCCGCGTTCGCGCGCGACGGCGTCGCGGGGCTGGAACAGGCCGCCCTGCGCATCGCGTGA
- a CDS encoding 3-deoxy-7-phosphoheptulonate synthase has product MTSAQMAAPATSDRRIRRFSAIPSPHEVANEFPLGARRAERVARDRDEIADILAGRDDRLLVVVGPCSVHDPAAALEYAARLARVADELRDRLKIVMRVYFEKPRTTVGWKGLINDPDMDGTFDVARGLRIARQLLLDVIDIGLPVGCEFLEPTSPQYIADAVAWGAIGARTTESQVHRQLASGLSMPVGFKNGTDGNIQVAVDGVKAAAAQHVFFGMDDLGRGALVNTAGNEDCHVILRGGTDGPNYDAQAVSATAAKLAAAGLPGRVVIDCSHANSGKDHVRQAGVAAEVAQLVRDGLPVSGVMLESFLVAGAQAPDARPLTYGQSVTDKCMDWATTDSVLRELARHR; this is encoded by the coding sequence GTGACATCCGCTCAGATGGCCGCCCCCGCGACGTCGGACCGGCGCATCCGCCGGTTCAGCGCGATCCCCAGCCCGCACGAGGTGGCCAACGAGTTCCCGCTCGGTGCCCGCCGCGCCGAGCGCGTCGCCCGCGATCGCGACGAGATCGCCGACATCCTCGCCGGGCGTGACGACCGACTGCTGGTCGTGGTGGGCCCATGCTCCGTCCACGACCCGGCCGCCGCACTCGAGTACGCCGCCCGACTGGCCCGGGTGGCCGACGAACTCCGCGACCGGCTCAAGATCGTGATGCGGGTCTACTTCGAGAAGCCGCGCACCACCGTCGGGTGGAAGGGCCTGATCAACGACCCGGACATGGACGGCACCTTCGACGTGGCCCGCGGTCTGCGGATCGCGCGCCAACTGCTGCTCGACGTCATCGACATCGGCTTGCCGGTCGGATGTGAGTTCCTCGAGCCCACCAGCCCGCAGTACATCGCCGACGCCGTCGCCTGGGGCGCTATCGGCGCGCGCACCACCGAATCGCAGGTGCACCGCCAGCTCGCGTCGGGGCTGTCCATGCCCGTCGGCTTCAAGAACGGCACCGACGGCAACATCCAGGTGGCCGTCGACGGCGTGAAAGCCGCCGCCGCGCAACACGTCTTCTTCGGTATGGACGATCTGGGCCGCGGCGCGCTGGTGAACACCGCGGGCAACGAGGACTGCCACGTGATCCTGCGCGGCGGCACCGACGGCCCCAACTACGACGCGCAGGCGGTGAGCGCCACCGCTGCCAAGCTCGCGGCCGCCGGTCTGCCCGGCCGCGTCGTGATCGACTGCAGCCACGCCAATTCCGGCAAGGACCACGTCCGCCAGGCGGGCGTCGCCGCGGAGGTGGCCCAGCTCGTGCGCGACGGCCTGCCGGTCAGCGGGGTGATGCTGGAGAGCTTCCTCGTCGCCGGCGCGCAGGCACCCGACGCGCGGCCGCTGACCTACGGGCAGTCGGTGACCGACAAGTGCATGGACTGGGCCACAACGGATTCGGTCCTTCGAGAACTGGCCCGGCACCGCTAG
- a CDS encoding MerR family transcriptional regulator, producing MRIGQLAERTGVSRRLLRYYEEQGLITPGRSVNGYREYGDAHVEVVQQITGLLDAGLPTRIIRQLLPCLNEPQSVYVPDVTPEMLATLRREQDRLSERIEFLTRNRDAIAEYVEKVLSVKARAHPPT from the coding sequence ATGCGAATCGGGCAGCTCGCGGAGCGCACCGGCGTCTCCCGCCGGCTCCTTCGCTACTACGAGGAGCAGGGGCTGATCACGCCCGGCCGCTCCGTGAACGGCTACCGCGAGTACGGGGACGCGCACGTGGAGGTGGTGCAGCAGATCACCGGGCTGCTCGACGCCGGGCTGCCGACGCGCATCATCCGCCAGCTCCTGCCGTGCCTGAACGAGCCGCAGTCCGTCTACGTCCCCGACGTGACACCCGAAATGCTGGCCACGTTGCGTCGCGAGCAGGATCGGCTGTCTGAGCGCATCGAGTTCCTGACCCGCAACAGAGACGCGATCGCCGAGTATGTCGAGAAGGTTCTCAGCGTCAAGGCGCGCGCGCACCCACCGACGTGA
- a CDS encoding TIGR03619 family F420-dependent LLM class oxidoreductase: MKLGLRLPQRLGTDLKQDLVEAARTAEAAGYDSLWTYERLLFPNTPAEPYAGTNVAWPEHSRQAADPLAVLTAAAVATEHVRLGTSVLVAALHTPVQLAKALATIDQISGGRMVAGMSTGWSTDELQATGATRADRGRFLDETLDVFDAVWGPDPVTFRGPRVVIDDAWVLPKPVSRIPVLLGGGGSNLGRSTTSAAVQRIAKRADGWLPLLTTPGPAGAAELRGNWDRIRELAAGYGRDASRMEMVVVGNVTFTDRPAGPDRSAFVGTLDQIMDDVATAAEADADELIVDLNLQDWFTSTQQMLETAVQIRERFQPDGGGFVG, translated from the coding sequence ATGAAGCTCGGACTTCGGCTACCCCAGCGGCTGGGGACCGACTTGAAACAGGACCTGGTCGAGGCGGCCAGAACGGCGGAAGCGGCAGGGTACGACAGCCTCTGGACCTACGAGAGGTTGCTGTTCCCGAACACGCCCGCCGAACCGTATGCCGGGACGAACGTGGCGTGGCCGGAGCACTCCCGGCAGGCCGCCGACCCGCTCGCCGTGCTCACGGCAGCGGCCGTGGCGACCGAACACGTCCGACTGGGAACCAGCGTTCTGGTTGCTGCACTCCACACACCCGTTCAACTGGCGAAGGCACTGGCCACGATCGATCAGATCAGCGGCGGCCGCATGGTCGCCGGTATGAGCACCGGCTGGTCCACCGACGAACTGCAGGCCACGGGTGCCACCCGGGCAGATCGGGGCCGCTTCCTCGACGAGACGCTGGACGTCTTCGACGCCGTGTGGGGCCCGGACCCGGTGACCTTCCGCGGACCACGCGTCGTCATCGACGACGCCTGGGTCCTACCGAAGCCCGTATCGAGGATCCCTGTCCTGCTTGGCGGCGGCGGAAGCAACCTGGGCCGCAGCACCACTTCGGCAGCCGTCCAGCGCATCGCGAAACGCGCCGACGGCTGGCTACCGCTGCTCACCACGCCCGGTCCGGCCGGTGCCGCGGAGTTGCGCGGGAACTGGGACCGCATAAGGGAATTGGCCGCCGGGTACGGCCGAGACGCGAGCCGGATGGAGATGGTCGTGGTCGGCAACGTCACGTTCACCGACCGTCCCGCAGGACCGGACCGATCGGCGTTCGTCGGCACGCTCGACCAGATCATGGACGATGTCGCCACAGCGGCCGAGGCCGACGCGGACGAGCTCATCGTGGATCTGAACCTGCAGGACTGGTTCACGAGCACTCAGCAGATGCTCGAAACGGCGGTGCAGATCCGGGAACGGTTCCAGCCGGACGGCGGCGGCTTCGTCGGCTGA
- a CDS encoding baeRF11 domain-containing protein: MTRYELPGVADLIRLGEPHENAITVYAETAPGPDEREKGVLTAKSAVDRALRSVRDAGARHAVEEQLRSRWKEIAESDLWLSLSRSVAIFIADDFHEVYVLPNRLENQLQTGSYFDVGQLVRAVTTPQDAYALTLSADGWNLWQATASTRAEALEPTGEYAFDVADATNRATVRDRGHVRRLVGDEGKKVLLERYAKRVAEAVDTELTQLDPSADRPLFLFATDPLLDMYRGLNHKRRIVAVPGAADELRPDQIDAVIRESLPALNSARANAWIEEWGNDLSKGLVATDLGDITRAATSGAVDRLVYNFTVDILGRIEAATGALHYDDSGYDVLSRAAVTVLDQGGEAFAVRPDEITADIWNQTAVAKLRFPLS; this comes from the coding sequence ATGACCCGCTATGAGCTGCCCGGTGTTGCTGACCTGATCCGCCTTGGCGAGCCCCACGAAAACGCCATCACGGTCTACGCGGAAACCGCACCGGGACCGGACGAGCGGGAGAAGGGCGTGTTGACGGCGAAGAGTGCGGTGGACCGGGCGCTGCGCTCGGTCCGCGACGCCGGGGCACGGCACGCCGTGGAGGAGCAGCTGCGGTCGCGCTGGAAGGAGATCGCCGAGTCGGACCTGTGGCTGAGCCTGTCCCGTTCGGTGGCCATCTTCATCGCAGACGACTTTCACGAGGTGTACGTCCTGCCCAACAGGCTGGAGAATCAGTTGCAGACGGGCAGCTACTTCGACGTCGGCCAGCTGGTGCGGGCGGTCACCACACCGCAGGATGCCTACGCGTTGACGTTGTCGGCCGATGGCTGGAACCTGTGGCAGGCTACCGCGAGCACGCGTGCCGAGGCGTTGGAACCCACCGGCGAGTATGCGTTCGACGTTGCCGATGCCACCAATCGCGCCACCGTCCGTGACCGGGGCCATGTCCGCCGCCTGGTCGGCGACGAGGGCAAGAAGGTGTTGTTGGAGCGGTACGCCAAGCGGGTCGCGGAGGCGGTCGATACCGAACTGACGCAGCTGGATCCCTCCGCGGACCGGCCGCTGTTCCTGTTCGCCACCGACCCGCTGCTCGACATGTACCGCGGCCTCAATCACAAACGCCGGATCGTCGCGGTGCCCGGTGCCGCCGACGAGCTGCGACCCGATCAGATCGACGCAGTCATTCGCGAGTCGCTGCCCGCCTTGAACTCCGCGCGAGCCAACGCCTGGATCGAGGAGTGGGGCAACGACCTGAGCAAGGGGTTGGTGGCCACCGATCTGGGCGACATCACCCGGGCCGCGACGTCCGGCGCGGTGGACCGGCTGGTGTACAACTTCACCGTCGACATTCTCGGCCGGATCGAGGCCGCCACCGGAGCCCTGCACTACGACGATTCCGGCTATGACGTGCTGTCCCGTGCCGCGGTGACGGTACTCGACCAGGGCGGTGAAGCGTTCGCGGTGCGGCCCGACGAGATCACTGCCGACATCTGGAACCAGACCGCCGTCGCGAAGCTGCGGTTTCCCCTGAGCTGA
- the groL gene encoding chaperonin GroEL (60 kDa chaperone family; promotes refolding of misfolded polypeptides especially under stressful conditions; forms two stacked rings of heptamers to form a barrel-shaped 14mer; ends can be capped by GroES; misfolded proteins enter the barrel where they are refolded when GroES binds), which yields MSKQIEFNETARRAMEIGVDKLADAVKVTLGPRGRNVVLAKSWGGPTVTNDGVTIAREIDLEDPFENLGAQLVKSVATKTNDVAGDGTTTATVLAQALVRAGLRNVAAGANPIALGVGISKAADAVSEALLSAATPVDDKNGIAQVATVSSRDEQIGELVGEAMTKVGHDGVVTVEESSTLNTELEVTEGVGFDKGFISAYFVTDFDAQEAVLEDALVLLHREKISSLPDLLPLLEKVAEAGKPLLIVAEDVEGEALSTLVVNAIRKTLKAVAVKAPFFGDRRKAFLDDLAIVTGGQVVNPDVGLLLREVGLDVLGTARRVVVSKDSTVIVDGGGTAEAIADRAKQLRAEIEASDSEWDREKLEERLAKLAGGVAVIKVGAATETDLKKRKEAVEDAVAAAKAAVEEGIVTGGGAALVQARSAVEKLRESLSGDEALGVGVFASALSAPLYWIATNAGLDGSVVVNKVSELPAGQGFNAATLEFGDLLAAGVVDPVKVTRSAVLNAASVARMVLTTETAVVEKPAEEEDHGHGHGHHGHAH from the coding sequence ATGAGCAAGCAGATTGAGTTCAACGAAACTGCGCGCCGCGCAATGGAAATCGGCGTAGACAAGCTCGCCGACGCGGTGAAGGTGACCCTCGGGCCGCGCGGCCGCAACGTGGTGCTGGCCAAATCGTGGGGCGGCCCGACCGTCACCAACGACGGTGTCACCATCGCCCGCGAGATCGACCTCGAGGATCCGTTCGAGAACCTGGGCGCCCAGCTGGTCAAGTCGGTGGCGACCAAGACCAACGACGTCGCCGGCGACGGCACCACCACCGCCACCGTGCTGGCGCAGGCGCTCGTTCGGGCCGGTCTGCGCAACGTCGCGGCCGGTGCCAACCCGATCGCCCTGGGCGTCGGCATCAGCAAAGCCGCCGACGCCGTCTCCGAGGCGCTGCTTTCCGCGGCCACCCCGGTCGACGACAAGAACGGGATCGCCCAGGTCGCCACGGTCAGCTCGCGCGACGAGCAGATCGGCGAGCTGGTCGGTGAGGCCATGACCAAGGTCGGCCACGACGGTGTCGTGACGGTCGAGGAGTCCTCGACGCTGAACACCGAACTCGAGGTCACCGAGGGCGTCGGCTTCGACAAGGGCTTCATCTCGGCGTACTTCGTCACCGACTTCGACGCCCAGGAAGCGGTGCTCGAGGACGCGCTGGTGCTGCTGCACCGCGAGAAGATCAGCTCGCTGCCCGACCTGCTGCCGCTGCTGGAGAAGGTCGCCGAGGCCGGTAAGCCGCTGCTGATCGTCGCCGAGGACGTCGAGGGGGAGGCGCTGTCGACGCTGGTCGTCAACGCGATCCGCAAGACGCTCAAGGCTGTTGCGGTCAAGGCGCCGTTCTTCGGTGACCGCCGCAAGGCGTTCCTCGACGACCTCGCCATCGTCACCGGCGGTCAGGTCGTCAACCCCGACGTCGGCCTCCTGCTGCGTGAGGTCGGCCTGGACGTGCTGGGCACCGCCCGGCGGGTGGTGGTCAGCAAGGACAGCACCGTGATCGTCGACGGCGGCGGCACCGCCGAGGCCATCGCGGACCGCGCCAAGCAGCTGCGCGCCGAGATCGAGGCGAGCGATTCCGAGTGGGACCGCGAGAAGCTCGAGGAGCGGCTGGCGAAACTGGCCGGCGGCGTCGCGGTGATCAAGGTCGGCGCGGCCACCGAGACCGACCTGAAGAAGCGCAAGGAAGCCGTCGAGGACGCGGTCGCCGCGGCCAAGGCGGCCGTCGAAGAGGGCATCGTGACCGGCGGCGGCGCTGCGCTGGTGCAGGCCCGCTCGGCGGTGGAGAAGCTGCGCGAGTCGCTCTCGGGTGACGAGGCGCTCGGTGTCGGGGTGTTCGCCTCGGCGCTGTCGGCTCCGCTGTACTGGATCGCCACCAACGCCGGTCTGGACGGTTCGGTGGTGGTGAACAAGGTCAGCGAATTGCCTGCGGGGCAAGGCTTCAACGCCGCCACGCTGGAGTTCGGTGACCTGCTCGCCGCCGGCGTCGTCGACCCGGTGAAGGTGACCCGATCCGCGGTGCTCAACGCCGCGTCGGTCGCCCGCATGGTGCTCACCACCGAGACGGCTGTCGTCGAAAAGCCGGCCGAGGAAGAGGATCACGGGCACGGCCACGGTCACCACGGGCACGCGCACTAG
- the groES gene encoding co-chaperone GroES, whose product MASVNIKPLEDKILVQANEAETTTASGLVIPDTAKEKPQEGTVVAVGPGRWDDEGEKRIPLDVSEGDTVIYSKYGGTEIKYNGEEYLILSARDVLAVVNK is encoded by the coding sequence GTGGCGAGCGTGAACATCAAGCCACTCGAGGACAAGATCCTCGTCCAGGCCAACGAGGCCGAGACCACGACCGCTTCCGGTCTGGTCATCCCGGACACCGCCAAGGAGAAGCCGCAGGAAGGCACCGTTGTCGCGGTCGGCCCCGGCCGCTGGGACGACGAGGGTGAGAAGCGGATTCCGCTGGACGTCTCCGAGGGTGACACCGTCATCTACAGCAAGTACGGCGGCACCGAGATCAAGTACAACGGCGAGGAGTACCTGATCCTCTCTGCCCGCGACGTGCTGGCTGTCGTCAACAAGTAA
- a CDS encoding nuclear transport factor 2 family protein gives MNPRGKVADTLAIHELLYRYAELVDAGDFDGVGALLARGSFAGVVGAGPIAKLFVTTTKRYPEHGNTPRTRHLVLNPIVEVDGDTAAARSTFCVVQATETVPLQPIVVGRYHDTFGRDETGWYFTARRVDVEHVGDVSAHLAVNPRDFDH, from the coding sequence GTGAACCCACGCGGGAAAGTGGCCGACACGCTCGCGATCCACGAACTGCTCTACCGCTACGCGGAGCTGGTCGACGCCGGGGATTTCGACGGGGTGGGCGCACTGCTGGCGCGGGGGTCGTTCGCCGGCGTGGTGGGGGCAGGGCCGATCGCGAAGCTGTTCGTGACCACGACGAAGCGCTATCCCGAGCACGGCAACACCCCGCGCACGCGTCACCTGGTGCTCAACCCGATCGTGGAGGTCGACGGCGACACCGCGGCCGCGCGGTCGACGTTCTGCGTGGTGCAGGCGACCGAGACGGTGCCGCTGCAGCCGATCGTGGTCGGGCGTTATCACGACACGTTCGGCCGGGACGAAACCGGCTGGTACTTCACTGCCCGGCGGGTGGACGTCGAGCACGTCGGCGACGTCTCGGCTCACCTGGCCGTCAACCCTCGCGACTTCGACCATTAG